The proteins below are encoded in one region of Festucalex cinctus isolate MCC-2025b chromosome 2, RoL_Fcin_1.0, whole genome shotgun sequence:
- the cacna1fa gene encoding voltage-dependent L-type calcium channel subunit alpha-1D isoform X2 — MEGAKKEAPPGGDGGKSDTLGSTSSAKKRGGGAKKAMQANKSALRAPRALCCLTLSNPIRMAALALVEWKPFDIFILLAIFANCVAMGVTKPYPDDDSNATNHKLEQVEYVFLVIFTIETFTKILAYGLVMHPSAYIRSGWNLLDFIIVIVGLFSVIAEGMTDHKPGEAHHAAGKPGGLDVKALRAFRVLRPLRLVSGVPSLQIVLNSIMKAMVPLLHIGMLVMFVIIIYAIIGLELFIGRMHKTCYFSSTGLMVEDDPSPCAFAGSGRFCLTNGSECRGKWEGPNGGITNFDNIFFAMLTVFQCITMEGWTDVLYWMNDAIGFEIPWVYFVSLVIFGSFFIINLVLGVLSGEFSKEREKAVARGELQKAQESKQMEEDMIGYMDWLIEAEDVDEEGNKRAAIAKKKMMKKFGWYKHSEDGESDSDDDIAYLDDDSGFCASLMAKMMANSFCDQLCQLNHTFRKNCRVAVKTTNFYWLVLLLVFLNTLASASEHYGQPKWLTEMQERANKILLLLFTLEMLMKMYAFGLQIYFMALFNRFDCFVVCGGILETLLVEWDFIPPIGISVLRCIRLLRIFKMTRHWAALSDLVNSLLNSMKAICSLLLLLFLFLIIFALLGMQLFGGKFNFDETQMKRSTFDSFPQALLTCFQILTGEDWNAVMYDGIMAYGGPVFPNMVVCIYFVILFVCGNYILLNVFLAIAVDNLAGGGGQKKVEEKKDDEEEWDDDDEKEDDDAGNEDDDWQENEELRAIEGLEGVAPMKPEFSGPKEKIVPIPDGSSFFILGKKNCLRVACHNLIHHPYFTNFILIFIILSSISLAAEDPIKSHSFRNIVLGYADYVFTSVFTVEIVLKMTVYGAFLHTGSFCRNAFNMLDLLVVSVSLTSFFLHSSAISVVKILRVLRVLRPLRAINRAKGLKNVVQCVFVAIRTIGNILIVTTLLQFMFACIGVQLFKGRFYSCTDEAKHTPDECKGTFVVYKDGDMNHPMVKERIWENSDFNFDNVLMGMLALFTVSTFEGWPQLLYRSVDANAINHGPIYNYRVEISIFFIIYIIIIAFFMMNIFVGFVIITFREQGEAEFKNCELNKNQRQCVYYALKAQPIKIYIPKNPSQLKFWRIINSSQFEYIMFVLILGNTLTLAVQHYEQSKLFTSVMDILNMIFTVVFTIEMIIKLLALRAHHYFIDPWNSFDALIVVGSVLDIAVSEFSGGGGHGEGKGESGKVSITFFRLFRVLRLVKLLSKGEGIRTLLWTFVKSLQALPYVGLLIAMIFFIYAVIGMQTFGKVAVDDDTHINRNCNFQTFFMAVLVLFRCATGEQWQEIMLAALPGRRCDPESDTEPGEEYSCGSNLSYIYFISFFMLCAYLIINLFIAVIMDNFEYLTRDWTVLGTHHLDEFKRVWSDYDPEATGRIKHIDVITMLRRIQPPLGFGKLCPHRVACKRLVSMNVPLHPDGTVTFNATLFALVRTSLKIKTEGPIDQQNEELKLIIKKLWKRTKPKLLDEVIPPPRGDEVTCGKFYASFLIQDYFKKYRKRKERERKSKKKDKAASLQQGLRTLQDLAPEMRLAMACDLEEEEGADDIFDGEHGTSVTTTPAATPMPPLETLVQQTSAVVAVEAEAGPDVITQQVTRVSDGFQTSGSQVAGDAVVTEQPGRSDALPSRADSISDLPPPPPETTEFISQETTAPAVAEQIPHSEGDSANLTFEDRYAYPESASSLLPEPEFNGQSFDRAGSVGDVPCDANGYNGSAVNGGENVAAEPYPVHAYNGNGYSTYDNGSSIVSANGNGSTMSGGYAANDYNGGGSSSGAQFVRRRLLPSIPKGRRPAFNFQCLRPQSSGDDLPIPGNYRGNTSPSRSRLQTQHSLDSRPSSVSSTSSVSWANNVAAGNTPGPGSIAPSGRRGKLIYTPMILVDETTGTNQPLWSDGTASLPAGSRPGWYAGQTGTYGSLRPPPANQGYVDKGSADSLVESILISEGLGIYAKDPKFVNFAKREIAQACHMSLDEMESAAADLIARGAGQSVSRFEDQLADEMSCVISY, encoded by the exons ACGTGAAAGCTCTGAGAGCCTTCAGGGTGTTGAGACCGCTGCGACTGGTGTCCGGCGTGCCAA GCTTGCAGATTGTGCTGAATTCCATCATGAAAGCCATGGTCCCGCTCCTCCACATCGGTATGCTGGTCATGTTCGTCATCATCATCTACGCAATCATCGGCTTGGAGCTTTTTATTGGCAGGATGCACAAGACGTGCTACTTCTCCAGCACAG GCCTGATGGTGGAGGACGACCCGTCACCTTGCGCTTTTGCGGGGAGCGGTCGCTTCTGCTTGACCAACGGGAGCGAGTGCAGGGGCAAGTGGGAGGGTCCCAACGGCGGCATCACAAATTTCGACAACATTTTTTTCGCCATGCTGACCGTCTTCCAGTGCATCACCATGGAAGGCTGGACAGACGTGCTCTACTGG ATGAACGACGCCATCGGTTTTGAGATCCCGTGGGTGTATTTTGTTTCTCTGGTCATCTTTGGTTCCTTTTTCATCATCAATCTCGTTTTGGGTGTGTTGAGCGG AGAGTTTTCCAAGGAAAGGGAAAAGGCTGTGGCTCGCGGTGAGCTGCAGAAGGCGCAAGAGAGCAAGCAGATGGAGGAGGACATGATCGGCTACATGGACTGGCTCATCGAGGCAGAAGATGTGGACGAGGAAGGAAATAAAC GAGCGGCAATCGccaagaagaagatgatgaagaagttTGGCTGGTACAAGCACAGCGAGGACGGAG AATCGGACTCGGATGATGACATCGCGTACCTCGACGATGACAGCGGCTTCTGTGCTTCTCTCAT GGCCAAGATGATGGCCAACAGCTTCTG TGACCAATTGTGCCAGTTGAACCACACGTTCAGGAAGAACTGCCGCGTGGCCGTCAAGACCACCAACTTTTACTGGCTGGTTCTTCTTCTGGTGTTTCTCAACACGTTGGCCAGCGCCTCCGAGCATTACGGCcagccaaaatggctgacggAAATGCAAG AGCGAGCCAATAAGATCCTGCTGCTGCTCTTCACGCTGGAGATGCTGATGAAGATGTACGCCTTCGGCCTGCAGATCTACTTCATGGCCCTCTTCAATCGCTTCGACTGCTTCGTGGTGTGCGGCGGCATCCTGGAGACGCTGCTGGTGGAGTGGGACTTCATCCCGCCCATCGGCATCTCTGTGCTCCGCTGCATCCGACTGCTCAGGATTTTTAAGATGACCCG GCACTGGGCGGCCTTGTCCGACTTGGTCAACTCTCTGCTCAACTCCATGAAAGCCATCTGCtccctcctgctgctgctcttcctcttcctcatcatctTCGCCCTGCTCGGCATGCAGCTGTTTGGAGGCAAATTTAACTTTGACGAGACGCAAATGAAGAGGAGCACTTTCGACTCCTTCCCTCAAGCGCTGCTCACTTGCTTTCAG ATCCTCACCGGAGAGGATTGGAACGCGGTGATGTACGACGGCATCATGGCCTACGGAGGACCGGTCTTTCCCAATATGGTGGTGTGCATTTACTTTGTCATCCTGTTTGTCTGCGGTAACT ACATCCTACTCAACGTCTTTTTAGCTATCGCTGTCGACAACTTGGCCGGAGGTGGCGGGCAGAAAAAAGTCGA AGAGAAAAAAGATGACGAGGAAGAGTGGGATGATGACGATGAGAAGGAGGATGACGATgctggg AACGAGGACGACGACTGGCAGGAGAATGAAGAGCTGAGGGCCATTGAGGGGCTGGAAG GAGTTGCCCCAATGAAGCCGGAGTTCTCCGGTCCCAAAGAAAAGATTGTGCCCATCCCTGACGGAAGCTCCTTCTTCATTCTTGGAAAGAAGAACTG CTTGCGAGTGGCCTGCCACAACCTCATCCATCACCCCTACTTCACCaacttcatcctcatcttcatcatcctcaGCAGCATCTCCCTGGCCGCCGAGGACCCCATCAAATCGCACTCATTTAGGAACATT GTGCTGGGTTACGCCGACTATGTTTTCACGTCAGTCTTCACAGTGGAGATTGTGCTCAAG ATGACCGTGTACGGAGCCTTCCTGCACACCGGCTCCTTCTGCAGAAACGCCTTCAACATGCTGGACTTGCTTGTGGTCAGCGTGTCACTCACCTCCTTCTTTCTTCA TTCCAGCGCTATTTCTGTAGTGAAGATTCTCAGAGTGCTCCGTGTGCTCAGACCTCTCCGTGCCATCAACAGAGCGAAGGGACTCAAA AATGTGGTTCAGTGCGTGTTTGTGGCCATCCGCACCATCGGCAACATCTTGATCGTCACCACGCTCCTCCAGTTCATGTTCGCCTGCATCGGAGTGCAGCTCTTCAAG GGAAGGTTCTACAGCTGCACGGACGAAGCCAAACACACGCCTGATGAGTGCAA GGGAACCTTTGTGGTGTATAAAGACGGTGATATGAACCATCCCATGGTGAAGGAAAGGATCTGGGAAAACAGCGACttcaactttgacaacgtgCTCATGGGCATGCTGGCGCTCTTCACCGTGTCCACGTTTGAAGGCTGGCCGCA GCTCCTTTACCGTTCCGTGGACGCCAACGCCATCAACCACGGGCCCATTTACAACTACAGAGTGGAAATCTCCATCTTTTTCATCatctacatcatcatcatcgccttCTTCATGATGAACATTTTCGTGGGCTTTGTCATTATCACCTTCCGGGAACAAGGAGAGGCAGAATTCAAAAACTGCGAACTCAACAAAAACCAG cGGCAGTGTGTGTACTACGCTCTGAAAGCTCAGCCCATCAAGATTTATATCCCCAAAAATCCCTCCCAGCTCAAATTCTGGAGGATTATCAACTCAAGCCAGTTTGAGTACATCATGTTTGTGCTGATTCTGGGCAACACGCTCACGTTGGCCGTGCAG CATTACGAGCAGTCCAAGCTGTTCACGTCTGTGATGGACATCCTCAACATGATCTTCACTGTGGTCTTCACCATCGAGATGATCATCAAGCTGCTGGCCCTGCGGGCTCAC CATTATTTTATCGATCCGTGGAATTCCTTCGACGCTTTAATTGTGGTGGGGAGCGTTTTGGACATCGCAGTCTCAGAGTTTAGC GGAGGAGGAGGTCACGGCGAG GGAAAAGGCGAAAGCGGCAAAGTTTCCATCACGTTCTTCCGCTTGTTTCGAGTGTTGCGATTGGTCAAGCTGCTCAGTAAAGGAGAAGGCATTCGAACCCTCCTCTGGACTTTTGTCAAGTCCCTCCAG GCTTTGCCTTACGTTGGTCTGCTCATCGCGATGATCTTCTTCATCTACGCCGTCATCGGCATGCAG ACGTTTGGCAAAGTGGCCGTGGACGACGACACGCACATCAACAGAAACTGCAACTTTCAGACCTTCTTCATGGCCGTTCTGGTCTTATTCAG GTGTGCTACGGGAGAGCAGTGGCAGGAGATCATGTTGGCCGCACTGCCCGGCAGACGTTGCGACCCCGAGTCGGACACCGAGCCCGGGGAAGAGTACTCCTGCGGGAGCAATTTATCCTACATTTATTTCATCAGCTTCTTCATGCTCTGCGCTTACCTG ATTATCAATTTGTTCATTGCCGTCATCATGGACAACTTTGAGTACCTGACAAGAGACTGGACCGTACTGGGAACCCACCACCTGGACGAGTTCAAGAGAGTTTGGTCCGACTACGACCCAGAGGCCAC CGGCCGCATTAAGCACATCGACGTCATCACGATGCTGCGAAGAATTCAGCCCCCTCTTGGTTTTGGGAAACTTTGTCCTCACCGTGTTGCTTGCAAA AGGCTAGTTTCCATGAACGTGCCGCTGCATCCCGATGGGACGGTCACCTTCAACGCCACCCTCTTTGCTCTGGTGCGGACGTCCCTCAAAATCAAGACTGAAG GGCCCATCGATCAGCAGAATGAAGAGCTCAAACTCATCATCAAGAAACTGTGGAAACGAACCAAGCCCAAGCTCTTAGATGAAGTCATCCCTCCCCCTAGAG GGGATGAGGTGACTTGTGGCAAGTTTTATGCCAGCTTCCTGATTCAGGACTATTTCAAAAAATACCGCAAGAGAAAAGAGAGGGAACGCAAGTCTAAAAAGAAGGACAAGGCCGCCTCTCTTCAG CAAGGTCTGCGGACGCTGCAAGATCTTGCTCCGGAGATGCGCCTGGCGATGGCGTGcgacctggaggaggaggagggcgcgGACGACATATTCGACGGAGAGCACGGAACTTCGGTCACCACCACACCCGCCGCCACTCCCATGCCACCCTTAGAAACGCTGGTGCAGCAGACCTCCGCCGTCGTGGCGGTGGAAGCGGAGGCCGGCCCGGACGTGATCACGCAGCAGGTGACGAGAGTGAGCGACGGCTTCCAGACGAGCGGATCACAAGTGGCGGGCGACGCCGTCGTCACGGAACAGCCGGGGAGGTCGGACGCTCTGCCCAGCAG GGCGGATTCCATCAGCGAccttcctccccctcctccagaAACAACCGAGTTTATCAGCCAGGAGACGACGGCGCCTGCAGTAGCTGAGCAAATTCCTCACAGCGAGGGAGATTCTGCAAATCTCACATTTGAAGACCG GTATGCGTATCCGGAGTCGGCGTCCTCTTTACTGCCCGAGCCAGAATTCAACGGGCAGAGCTTCGATCGAGCCGGCAGCGTCGGCGACGTGCCGTGTGACGCTAACGGTTACAACGGAAGCGCCGTGAATGGAGGAGAGAACGTCGCTGCGGAGCCTTACCCAGTGCACGCATATAACGGCAACGGATACTCGACCTACGACAACGGCAGCAGCATCGTCAGCGCCAACGGCAACGGTAGCACCATGAGTGGAGGTTACGCCGCCAACGACTACAATggcggcggcagcagcagcggcgCACAATTTGTCAGGAGGAGGCTGCTGCCTTCCATACCCAAAG GTCGCAGACCCGCCTTCAATTTCCAGTGCTTGAGGCCACAGAGCAGCGGGGACGATCTTCCCATCCCAGGAAACTACCGAGGCAACACGTCCCCGTCCAGGTCTCGCCTccag ACGCAGCACAGCCTGGACTCGCGGCCCAGTAGCGTGTCGTCGACCTCGTCCGTCTCGTGGGCCAACAACGTGGCGGCCGGCAACACTCCCGGTCCCGGGTCCATCGCCCCGTCGGGCCGCAGGGGCAAGCTGATCTACACCCCCATGATCCTGGTGGACGAAACCACGGGCACCAATCAGCCGCTGTGGAGCGACGGCACGGCCAGCCTCCCCGCCGGGAGCCGACCCGGCTGGTACGCGGGGCAGACCGGGACCTACGGCAGCTTGAGGCCGCCGCCCGCCAACCAGGGATACGTGGATAAAGGCAGCGCCGATAGTCTGGTGGAGTCG ATCCTGATCTCGGAGGGTCTGGGCATCTACGCCAAGGACCCCAAGTTTGTCAATTTTGCCAAGCGGGAAATCGCCCAAGCTTGTCACATGAGCCTGGACGAGATGGAGAGCGCCGCTGCCGACCTGATCGCACGCGGGGCCGGCCAGTCCGTTTCTCGCTTCGAGGACCAGCTGGCCGACGAAATGAGCTGCGTCATTTCGTACTGA